One window of Puntigrus tetrazona isolate hp1 chromosome 14, ASM1883169v1, whole genome shotgun sequence genomic DNA carries:
- the atp11c gene encoding phospholipid-transporting ATPase 11C isoform X5, with amino-acid sequence MLRRRLNRLCGGDEKRVDSRTIYVGHRPCPDTEAFIPSKFCDNRIVSSKYTVWNFLPKNLFEQFRRIANFYFLIIFLVQVIVDTPTSPVTSGLPLFFVITVTAIKQGYEDWLRHKADNEVNKYPVTVLEDGRSVKKESEKIKVGDVVEVVEDETFPCDLILLQSSREDGTCFVTTASLDGESNHKTHYTVPDTEKDLQALTATIECEQPQPDLYKFVGRMHIYKPEQEPAVRSLGPENLLLKGATLKNTKKIYGVAVYTGMETKMALNYQGKSQKRSAVEKSINAFLLVYLCILISKAVVCTTLKYVWQSKEGQDEPWYNQKTQKEKDTNMYLKMFTDFLSFMVLFNFIIPVSMYVTVEMQKFLGSFFITWDKDFFDPEIQEGALVNTSDLNEELGQVEYVFTDKTGTLTQNNMEFIECCIDGFQYKHRDTRSELDGFTVTDGPVNKLQVKAGQEKEELFLRALCLCHTVQVKEAGSEEVLMDQVDGIDGMLPHPEEERGFIASSPDEIALVKGAMKYGFTFLGLESKSMKIKNRENNIEEYKLLHVLNFDPVRRRMSVIVQTKSGETLLFCKGADSSIFPRVKPEEVDRIRMHVERNATEGYRTLCVAYKQLSAEEYAVADTGLREARLALQDREEKLMAVYNQVETGMSLIGATAVEDRLQEEAAETMEALQGAGMKVWVLTGDKMETAKSTCYACRLFQRGTELLELTVRTLEDGRSKREEKVLELLRDYYRRAVQDAPPVKAGVTRSWSTANRDYGFIIDGATLSLVMNPPREVDASQYRSLFLQICQNCTAVLCCRMAPLQKAQIVKMVKNSKGSPITLSIGDGANDVSMILEAHVGIGIKGKEGRQAVRNSDYAIPKLKHLKKLLLAHGHLYYVRIAHLVQYFFYKNLCFILPQFLYQFFCGYSQQPLYDAAYLTMYNICFTSMPILAYSLLEQHISMEILLDNAALYREIANNAMLRWRPFLYWTVLGIFQGLLFFFGVRFLFSNPALQDNGQVFGNWSYGTIVFTVLVFTVTLKLALDTRHWTWINHFVIWGSLAFYVFFSFFWGGIIWPFLKQQRLYFVFANMLSSVSAWLVIIILILLSLLPEILLVVLRKPRGPHSRQV; translated from the exons TACACAGTGTGGAACTTCCTGCCAAAGAACCTATTTGAGCAGTTTAGAAGAATTGCTAATTTTTACTTCCTCATCATATTCCTGGTCCAG GTGATTGTTGATACCCCGACCAGCCCCGTGACCAGTGGTTTACCTCTGTTTTTTGTCATCACAGTGACGGCCATCAAACAG GGTTATGAGGACTGGCTGCGGCATAAAGCAGACAACGAGGTGAATAAGTACCCGGTGACGGTGTTAGAGGACGGCCGGTCGGTGAAGAAGGAGAGTGAGAAGATCAAG GTGGGTGATGTGGTTGAAGTGGTGGAGGACGAGACCTTTCCCTGTGACCTGATTCTGTTGCAGTCTAGTCGAGAAGACGGTACTTGTTTTGTCACCACAGCCAGCTTGGATGGAGAATCCAACCACAAA ACACACTACACAGTGCCAGACACAGAGAAGGACCTGCAGGCTCTCACTGCCACCATCGAGTGTGAACAACCCCAGCCTGACCTCTACAA GTTTGTGGGTCGAATGCACATTTACAAGCCAGAGCAGGAGCCAGCAGTAAG ATCTTTGGGCCCAGAGAATCTTCTCCTAAAAGGTGCTACTTTGAAAAACACCAAGAAGATTTATG GTGTCGCAGTATACACGGGCATGGAAACAAAGATGGCGCTCAACTACCAGGGCAAATCTCAGAAACGATCAGCTGTTGAAAA ATCCATCAATGCCTTTCTGCTGGTGTATCTTTGTATCCTCATCAGCAAAGCTGTTGTGTGTACAACGCTAAAGTATGTATGGCAGAGCAAAGAAGGTCAGGATGAGCCTTGGTACAACCAGAAAACTCAGAAGGAGAAAGACACTAATATG TATTTGAAGATGTTTACAGACTTCCTCTCCTTCATGGTCCTCTTCAACTTTATAATCCCCGTGTCCATGTACGTAACCGTGGAGATGCAGAAATTCTTGGGCTCTTTCTTTATCACTTGGGATAAAGACTTCTTTGACCCGGAGATCCAAGAAGGAGCGCTTGTCAACACTTCAGACCTCAATGAGGAACTTGGCCAG GTGGAATATGTATTCACAGACAAGACGGGCACGCTGACCCAGAACAACATGGAGTTCATCGAGTGCTGTATAGACGGCTTCCAGTACAAACACAGAGACACCCGTAGCGAGCTGGACGGCTTCACTGTGACGGACGGACCTGTGAATAAACTGCAGGTGAAGGCTGGACAG GAGAAAGAGGAGTTGTTCCTGCGGGCCTTGTGTCTGTGTCACACGGTGCAGGTGAAGGAGGCTGGATCTGAAGAAGTACTTATGGACCAAGTTGATGGGATCGACGGGATGCTGCCTCATCCGGAGGAGGAAAGAGGCTTCATCGCATCATCTCCTGATGAGATCGCACTGGTCAAAGGAGCCATGAA ATACGGCTTCACCTTCCTTGGTCTGGAGAGCAAGAGTATGAAGATAAAGAACAGGGAAAATAATATAGAGGA GTACAAGTTGCTCCATGTCCTAAACTTCGACCCAGTTAGACGGAGAATGAGCGTCATCGTGCAGACCAAATCAG GGGAAACGTTGCTTTTCTGTAAGGGAGCTGATTCTTCCATCTTCCCAAGAGTCAAACCGGAGGAGGTGGATAGGATTCGAATGCACGTTGAGCGAAATGCAACG GAGGGTTACCGTACACTGTGTGTGGCCTATAAGCAGCTGAGTGCTGAAGAATATGCTGTGGCAGACACTGGGCTGAGGGAGGCTAGATTGGCTCTCCAGGACAGAGAGGAGAAGCTCATGGCCGTGTATAACCAGGTGGAGACAGGCATGAGTTTGATTGGAGCCACCGCTGTGGAGGACCG ACTTCAGGAGGAGGCAGCAGAAACCATGGAGGCCTTGCAGGGTGCTGGGATGAAGGTTTGGGTGCTGACAGGGGACAAAATGGAGACGGCAAAGTCTACCTGTTATGCCTGTCGTCTGTTCCAGAGGGGTACAGAGCTACTTGAACTGACTGTGCGGACACTGGAAGATGGGAGGTCAAAGCGTGAGGAGAAAGTTCTTGAGTTGTTACGGGACTACTATAGAAGAGCAGTACAAGATGCCCCACCTGTCAAAGCTGGGGTCACCAG GAGCTGGTCTACTGCAAATCGGGATTATGGCTTCATCATAGATGGGGCGACATTGTCGTTAGTAATGAACCCACCGCGTGAGGTGGATGCCAGTCAGTACAGGAGCCTGTTTCTGCAGATCTGCCAGAACTGCACTGCTGTGCTCTGCTGCCGCATGGCCCCCCTGCAGAAAGCTCAG ATAGTGAAGATGGTGAAGAACTCCAAAGGTTCCCCAATCACTCTCTCCATTGGCGATGGGGCCAACGATGTTAGcatgatccttgaggcacacgtGGGCATTG GTATTAAAGGTAAGGAGGGCCGTCAAGCTGTGAGGAACAGTGACTACGCCATTCCTAAACTCAAGCACTTAAAGAAGCTTTTGCTGGCTCATGGGCATCTCTACTATGTGCGCATTGCGCATCTCGTCCAGTACTTCTTTTATAAA AATCTCTGCTTCATCTTACCTCAGTTCCTGTACCAGTTTTTCTGTGGATACTCTCAGCAG CCCCTGTACGACGCAGCCTATCTGACGATGTACAACATCTGCTTCACCTCCATGCCCATTCTGGCCTACAGCCTGCTGGAACAGCACATATCCATGGAGATTCTGCTGGACAATGCCGCCCTCTACAG AGAAATAGCCAATAACGCCATGTTACGCTGGCGCCCCTTCCTCTACTGGACAGTATTAGGAATTTTTCAGGGTCTCCTGTTCTTCTTTGGTGTCCGTTTCCTGTTCAGCAATCCAGCCTTACAGGATAATGGGCAG gtcTTTGGAAACTGGTCTTATGGAACAATTGTCTTTACCGTCCTTGTTTTTACTGTTACATTGAAG ctgGCTCTGGATACACGGCACTGGACGTGGATCAATCATTTTGTGATATGGGGCTCTTTGGCTTTCTATGTTTTCTTCAGTTTCTTCTGGGGAGGCATCATATG GCCATTTTTGAAGCAGCAACGTTTGTACTTTGTGTTTGCCAACATGCTGAGTTCAGTCTCTGCCTGGCTGGttatcatcatcctcatcctcctcagTCTGTTGCCAGAGATCCTTTTGGTGGTCCTTCGCAAGCCCAGAGGCCCCCATTCACGACAG GTGTGA
- the atp11c gene encoding phospholipid-transporting ATPase 11C isoform X2, with protein sequence MLRRRLNRLCGGDEKRVDSRTIYVGHRPCPDTEAFIPSKFCDNRIVSSKYTVWNFLPKNLFEQFRRIANFYFLIIFLVQVIVDTPTSPVTSGLPLFFVITVTAIKQGYEDWLRHKADNEVNKYPVTVLEDGRSVKKESEKIKVGDVVEVVEDETFPCDLILLQSSREDGTCFVTTASLDGESNHKTHYTVPDTEKDLQALTATIECEQPQPDLYKFVGRMHIYKPEQEPAVRSLGPENLLLKGATLKNTKKIYGVAVYTGMETKMALNYQGKSQKRSAVEKSINAFLLVYLCILISKAVVCTTLKYVWQSKEGQDEPWYNQKTQKEKDTNMYLKMFTDFLSFMVLFNFIIPVSMYVTVEMQKFLGSFFITWDKDFFDPEIQEGALVNTSDLNEELGQVEYVFTDKTGTLTQNNMEFIECCIDGFQYKHRDTRSELDGFTVTDGPVNKLQVKAGQEKEELFLRALCLCHTVQVKEAGSEEVLMDQVDGIDGMLPHPEEERGFIASSPDEIALVKGAMKYGFTFLGLESKSMKIKNRENNIEEYKLLHVLNFDPVRRRMSVIVQTKSGETLLFCKGADSSIFPRVKPEEVDRIRMHVERNATEGYRTLCVAYKQLSAEEYAVADTGLREARLALQDREEKLMAVYNQVETGMSLIGATAVEDRLQEEAAETMEALQGAGMKVWVLTGDKMETAKSTCYACRLFQRGTELLELTVRTLEDGRSKREEKVLELLRDYYRRAVQDAPPVKAGVTRSWSTANRDYGFIIDGATLSLVMNPPREVDASQYRSLFLQICQNCTAVLCCRMAPLQKAQIVKMVKNSKGSPITLSIGDGANDVSMILEAHVGIGIKGKEGRQAVRNSDYAIPKLKHLKKLLLAHGHLYYVRIAHLVQYFFYKNLCFILPQFLYQFFCGYSQQPLYDAAYLTMYNICFTSMPILAYSLLEQHISMEILLDNAALYREIANNAMLRWRPFLYWTVLGIFQGLLFFFGVRFLFSNPALQDNGQVFGNWSYGTIVFTVLVFTVTLKLALDTRHWTWINHFVIWGSLAFYVFFSFFWGGIIWPFLKQQRLYFVFANMLSSVSAWLVIIILILLSLLPEILLVVLRKPRGPHSRQMKRRLPSSGTSTIFMLSQTASTHSFSWSD encoded by the exons TACACAGTGTGGAACTTCCTGCCAAAGAACCTATTTGAGCAGTTTAGAAGAATTGCTAATTTTTACTTCCTCATCATATTCCTGGTCCAG GTGATTGTTGATACCCCGACCAGCCCCGTGACCAGTGGTTTACCTCTGTTTTTTGTCATCACAGTGACGGCCATCAAACAG GGTTATGAGGACTGGCTGCGGCATAAAGCAGACAACGAGGTGAATAAGTACCCGGTGACGGTGTTAGAGGACGGCCGGTCGGTGAAGAAGGAGAGTGAGAAGATCAAG GTGGGTGATGTGGTTGAAGTGGTGGAGGACGAGACCTTTCCCTGTGACCTGATTCTGTTGCAGTCTAGTCGAGAAGACGGTACTTGTTTTGTCACCACAGCCAGCTTGGATGGAGAATCCAACCACAAA ACACACTACACAGTGCCAGACACAGAGAAGGACCTGCAGGCTCTCACTGCCACCATCGAGTGTGAACAACCCCAGCCTGACCTCTACAA GTTTGTGGGTCGAATGCACATTTACAAGCCAGAGCAGGAGCCAGCAGTAAG ATCTTTGGGCCCAGAGAATCTTCTCCTAAAAGGTGCTACTTTGAAAAACACCAAGAAGATTTATG GTGTCGCAGTATACACGGGCATGGAAACAAAGATGGCGCTCAACTACCAGGGCAAATCTCAGAAACGATCAGCTGTTGAAAA ATCCATCAATGCCTTTCTGCTGGTGTATCTTTGTATCCTCATCAGCAAAGCTGTTGTGTGTACAACGCTAAAGTATGTATGGCAGAGCAAAGAAGGTCAGGATGAGCCTTGGTACAACCAGAAAACTCAGAAGGAGAAAGACACTAATATG TATTTGAAGATGTTTACAGACTTCCTCTCCTTCATGGTCCTCTTCAACTTTATAATCCCCGTGTCCATGTACGTAACCGTGGAGATGCAGAAATTCTTGGGCTCTTTCTTTATCACTTGGGATAAAGACTTCTTTGACCCGGAGATCCAAGAAGGAGCGCTTGTCAACACTTCAGACCTCAATGAGGAACTTGGCCAG GTGGAATATGTATTCACAGACAAGACGGGCACGCTGACCCAGAACAACATGGAGTTCATCGAGTGCTGTATAGACGGCTTCCAGTACAAACACAGAGACACCCGTAGCGAGCTGGACGGCTTCACTGTGACGGACGGACCTGTGAATAAACTGCAGGTGAAGGCTGGACAG GAGAAAGAGGAGTTGTTCCTGCGGGCCTTGTGTCTGTGTCACACGGTGCAGGTGAAGGAGGCTGGATCTGAAGAAGTACTTATGGACCAAGTTGATGGGATCGACGGGATGCTGCCTCATCCGGAGGAGGAAAGAGGCTTCATCGCATCATCTCCTGATGAGATCGCACTGGTCAAAGGAGCCATGAA ATACGGCTTCACCTTCCTTGGTCTGGAGAGCAAGAGTATGAAGATAAAGAACAGGGAAAATAATATAGAGGA GTACAAGTTGCTCCATGTCCTAAACTTCGACCCAGTTAGACGGAGAATGAGCGTCATCGTGCAGACCAAATCAG GGGAAACGTTGCTTTTCTGTAAGGGAGCTGATTCTTCCATCTTCCCAAGAGTCAAACCGGAGGAGGTGGATAGGATTCGAATGCACGTTGAGCGAAATGCAACG GAGGGTTACCGTACACTGTGTGTGGCCTATAAGCAGCTGAGTGCTGAAGAATATGCTGTGGCAGACACTGGGCTGAGGGAGGCTAGATTGGCTCTCCAGGACAGAGAGGAGAAGCTCATGGCCGTGTATAACCAGGTGGAGACAGGCATGAGTTTGATTGGAGCCACCGCTGTGGAGGACCG ACTTCAGGAGGAGGCAGCAGAAACCATGGAGGCCTTGCAGGGTGCTGGGATGAAGGTTTGGGTGCTGACAGGGGACAAAATGGAGACGGCAAAGTCTACCTGTTATGCCTGTCGTCTGTTCCAGAGGGGTACAGAGCTACTTGAACTGACTGTGCGGACACTGGAAGATGGGAGGTCAAAGCGTGAGGAGAAAGTTCTTGAGTTGTTACGGGACTACTATAGAAGAGCAGTACAAGATGCCCCACCTGTCAAAGCTGGGGTCACCAG GAGCTGGTCTACTGCAAATCGGGATTATGGCTTCATCATAGATGGGGCGACATTGTCGTTAGTAATGAACCCACCGCGTGAGGTGGATGCCAGTCAGTACAGGAGCCTGTTTCTGCAGATCTGCCAGAACTGCACTGCTGTGCTCTGCTGCCGCATGGCCCCCCTGCAGAAAGCTCAG ATAGTGAAGATGGTGAAGAACTCCAAAGGTTCCCCAATCACTCTCTCCATTGGCGATGGGGCCAACGATGTTAGcatgatccttgaggcacacgtGGGCATTG GTATTAAAGGTAAGGAGGGCCGTCAAGCTGTGAGGAACAGTGACTACGCCATTCCTAAACTCAAGCACTTAAAGAAGCTTTTGCTGGCTCATGGGCATCTCTACTATGTGCGCATTGCGCATCTCGTCCAGTACTTCTTTTATAAA AATCTCTGCTTCATCTTACCTCAGTTCCTGTACCAGTTTTTCTGTGGATACTCTCAGCAG CCCCTGTACGACGCAGCCTATCTGACGATGTACAACATCTGCTTCACCTCCATGCCCATTCTGGCCTACAGCCTGCTGGAACAGCACATATCCATGGAGATTCTGCTGGACAATGCCGCCCTCTACAG AGAAATAGCCAATAACGCCATGTTACGCTGGCGCCCCTTCCTCTACTGGACAGTATTAGGAATTTTTCAGGGTCTCCTGTTCTTCTTTGGTGTCCGTTTCCTGTTCAGCAATCCAGCCTTACAGGATAATGGGCAG gtcTTTGGAAACTGGTCTTATGGAACAATTGTCTTTACCGTCCTTGTTTTTACTGTTACATTGAAG ctgGCTCTGGATACACGGCACTGGACGTGGATCAATCATTTTGTGATATGGGGCTCTTTGGCTTTCTATGTTTTCTTCAGTTTCTTCTGGGGAGGCATCATATG GCCATTTTTGAAGCAGCAACGTTTGTACTTTGTGTTTGCCAACATGCTGAGTTCAGTCTCTGCCTGGCTGGttatcatcatcctcatcctcctcagTCTGTTGCCAGAGATCCTTTTGGTGGTCCTTCGCAAGCCCAGAGGCCCCCATTCACGACAG ATGAAGCGGCGGCTTCCTTCCTCTGGAACATCCACTATCTTCATGCTGTCGCAGACTGCTAGCACTCACAGCTTTTCCTGGAGTGACTGA